The following coding sequences are from one Camarhynchus parvulus chromosome 1, STF_HiC, whole genome shotgun sequence window:
- the LOC115908118 gene encoding thyroid hormone-inducible hepatic protein-like encodes MEQYFSATQKMEQEVMFPSLLRGVFPQEEGAAPAAESRTDLYERYQLLKAIKPMVEKGLASVGDQSPSGADTDGDTSLDSNGAEDAQLEERLSQHLTGLQQVLTHLTRDTNALTRRYSQILEQINLSEGQPSW; translated from the coding sequence ATGGAGCAGTACTTCTCAGCCACGCAGaagatggagcaggaggtgaTGTTCCCCAGCCTGCTGCGAGGGGTCTTCCCgcaggaggagggggcagccccagctgccgAGAGCCGCACGGACCTGTACGAGCGCTACCAGCTCCTCAAGGCCATCAAGCCCATGGTGGAGAAAGGCCTGGCCTCTGTGGGTGACCAGAGCCCCAGCGGTGCCGACACCGACGGCGACACATCCTTGGACAGCAACGGGGCCGAGGATGCCCAGCTCGAGGAGCGCCTGTCCCAGCACCTGACTGGCCTGCAGCAGGTCCTCACCCACCTCACCAGGGACACCAACGCCCTGACCCGCAGGTACAGCCAGATCCTGGAGCAGATCAACCTCAGCGAGGGGCAGCCCAGCTGGTGA